The genomic region GCTGATGGTAAACCTTTTGCTACATCTGATACTTGAGCTGCTATTTTTGATGCTATTACACCTTGTTTTACATGTTCTTTATTTGGAATACATAGATGTTCTGCTGGTGTAACATAACATAAAAAGTCTGCTCCACTAGCCCCCGCAATACTTGCTCCTATTGCTGCTGTTATATGATCATATCCTGGTGCAATATCAGTTACAAGTGGTCCAAGTACATAAAATGGTGCTCCATCACAGATTGTTTTTTGAATTTGCATATTTGCTTGAACTTGACGTATTGGTACATGTCCTGGTCCTTCTACCATAACTTGTACTCCAGCATCACGTGATCTTTTAACAAGACGACCAAGAGTTGTAAGTTCACGTATTTGTGCTATGTCTGTTGCATCATGAGTACATCCAGGTCGTAGTCCATCACCTAGTGATAGTGTTACATCATATTCACGACATATTTCAAGAAGATAATCATATTCTGAGTATAATGGATTTTCACACTCATTATGTACAATCCATGCAGCTGTAAGTGCACCTCCACGTGATACAATACCCATTAGGCGTTCTGAATCTTTAACAGCATTTACTGAATCTTGTGTTATTCCACAATGTACTGTTATAAAGTCAACTCCTTGTTTTGCTTGATTTATTATTGTATCAAATAAGATGTCAGGATCCATATCTACAATTGCTTTTTCATCTTTTGAAGTTCTAACTCCTGCTTCATATAATGGTACTGTTCCAAGTGGTATGTCTGTACGACTTCGTATTGCACGACGTATTTCATCAAGTTTTTCTCCTGTACTTAGATCCATCACAGCATCAGCACCATATTTTACTAGAATATCTAGTTTTTCAAGTTCATCATCTAAGCTTTCTTGTTCTGTTGATGATCCTATATTTGCATTTATTTTTGTCTTTAGGCTTTCTCCAATACCTGTAGGATGAGTATTTGCTGTAATATTTTTTGGTATTACTACTTTTCCACAAGCAATAAGTCTTCGTAGTTTTTCAACATCTACATTTTCATCTTCTGCTACTTGTATCATCTCAGGGGTTATATTTCCCATTTTTGCTTGTTCTAATTGTGTCACAATTTACTCTCCAAAAATTTAGTCAATTTATAAAATATATATAATCTTAAAATATTTTTTTTCTTAAAATAATTTCTATATCAAATATTATATTATAGTTCTAATTTATGTAAAATATAAAATATATATTTTCAAAAAAAGATTAAAAAAAAGGAAGATAAGAAGTTTTTAAAGTAGTTATTTATTTAAAGTAGTGGATTTGGTATATCTTCATCATTTTGTGGATATACATTTATACTTAGATCTTTTCCGGTTTTACGTAATCTATCATCAAGTAGTTTGTGTCCAGCTTCAGATGTTGCATACATTGATACTTTATCTCCATAATAGTAAGCTTTATTTTTTTGTGCATATTTACGTACATATTCTGATGCACATCCTGATACAATATCAGCATATTCAAATACATCTTTTATTTCATCTTCTGTTGCTGATGTTGTATGTGCTACAAGTATGTATATTGTTACATCATCTGGTAAATTCATTTCACGTATTTGTTTAATGAGTGGTGATGGTAGTATGGTTATGGCTATTTTTTTGTATCCTTTATCTAATGCCATTTTAAGACCTGCTATTGGATCAAGTGATGCAGTTTTAGGATCTAGAACATTTTCTATTCCTACATTTTCTATTACTTCTGGTATTGGTGTAGTACTAACTAGTGCTGATACTCGTCCTCCTACTCCTTGGATTATTTCAGGATCATCCATTAATAGTGTTCCTACTCCATCACATGCTCCTACTACTACATCTATATTTCCAAGTTCTTTGTTTGTTTTTAGTATTTCTGATATTCCTACAGATAGCATGTCATCTAGGCGTACTTTTCTTTGTGGTGTACACATTCCAAAGTCATCTATTCTATATTGAATGTTTTTCTTTATTGCTTCTGGTGTTATTTTTTCCATTTTATGATATTTATTAAATATTGGGCAGTAGTCTATTTCAGGTTGTTCTACTTTTGTTACTTTTCCATTTTCTATTGTTACTTTTGCTCTTCCTATTGCTTCAATTACGTGTTTATCTTTAATCATTTTTGCATCCTTTCTTTATTTTTTTTTATGTGTATTTATTATATTTTTTTTTAGTATTTTTAATTTTTAGTTTGTGAGTTATGAAACCATAAAATATAAATATGACTTTAAAGATATCTATTACTAAGTAGCCACGCCGGGGTGGCTCAGCTGGTTAGAGCGCACGGCTCATAGGGTATTAAGCAGAGCTCTGACTTTTTCCTGGGATACCGTGAGGTCGCGGGTTCGAATCCCGCCCCCGGCACTTATACTATTAAAAATAATAGTATGAGTAGTAAAATCTTTAATAAAATATAAAAATGTTATTTAACATTTACAATATTTTTTTCTTATTTTTATAAATACTAATTTTTTCTTAAATTTCAATATTATAATTCTATGATTTAATCATTTTTTTTATACATGATATATTAACAATTGTTATATTAGTTAAATGATATAAATAATTAATTAAGAAAATCCAAGAAAAAATAAAGGATGAATATATTATGGTAAATCTATATGATGAAATGATAACAAGACAAAAAGAAATATTTACAACCACACAACAAGAAAAACTTAAAAATACACCTGTATGTATAATAGGATGTGGAGGTCTTGGTGGTTCTGTAATTGAACAATTAATACGTGTTGGATTTGAAAATTTAACAATAGTCGATGAGGATGTATTTGATAAAACTAATATGAATCGTCAACTAAGATCAAATATTGACACAATAGATAAGCCAAAATCACAAATAACAAAAACTTACATAAAAAAAATAAATCCTAATGCTAATATTACCTCATATAATATGAAAGTAGATATGGATAATGTTTCAGATATTATAAGTAACTCTAAAATTGTAATTGATGCTGTTGATAATATATTTACACGTGTATTAATCTCACGTTTTTGTTATGATAATAAGCTTTTATTTATTCATGCTGCAATTGATGAAACCACAGGACAACTTACATCATTTAATCATAATACACCTACATATGAGGAACTTTTTAATCTTAAATCAAAAAATATGTCAATAAATGAAGCATGTGAATATTATAATAATATTAATTTTAGAAAACCTCAAGTTTTAGGTACAACTGCTGCTATTTTTGGATGTTTAGAGGTTAATGAGGTTATTAAACATGTTTTAAAATTAGATGATAGGATTTTAGCTCCTAATCTTTTACAATGGGATGTTTTTAGTCCTTTATCTTTAGATATTATTGAACTTTAATACATTTTTTACTATCTTTTTATGTTAGATTATAAAGTTTATTAGACTTCATGTTTTTATTAGAAATTTAATAGTTGTTTATAGTATTTTATTGTATTTTTTTTATATTTTTACTTTTTTGTGCTTATTTTTTTCTATTTTTTATTTCTTTTTTTATATAAATTTTTAAATATATTTTAATTACATATATAATAATATTATTTGAATTATGATAATATGAGTTTGAAACTTTTTTATGAGTTTAGTTTTAAATAGAGACTAGTTTCAAGGTTTTTTATCATTTTTTTATTTTAATAAAGTAATTATTCAAAATATTTAAATACTATTACTTTAAAAAATAAGCACAAGTAGGAAAAGGGCTTCCGACTATATGTATTTTTATTTAAGAAGAATAAAAAAAAATCATGAAAAAAACCCAAACTAGGAAAAAAAATATAAAAGAAAACCTTCAAAAAAAACACAAAAACAAAAGAATAATTTAACTTAGGTGAAAATTTTTATGTCAAAAAGAGATGACAAAATAGATGAAATTGTCAAAGCAATAGACGAATACGGTTCAAAATTTTTAAGATTCCAATTTGTAGATATACATGGAACACCAAAAAACTTATCAGTATCACTAAACCGACCAGATGATGTAGAACACATTATAGAAGATGGACTACTATTTGATGGATCATCCGTACCAGGATTTGTAGGAATCAACGATAGTGACCTCGCATTAAAACCGGATCTCAGCACATTTTCAACACTCCCATGGAGACCAGATGAAAAAGGAGCATGCAGATTCATATGTGATGTATATAATATAGATGGAACACCATTTGAAGGCGATCCAAGAGGAGTACTTAAAAAATCACTCAAAAAAGCAGAAGAAAGAGGATACCAATTCAACATGGGTCCTGAACCTGAATTCTTCTTAATTGAACAAGATGAAAAAGGAAACTACAAACCAGCAGACGATGCAGAATACTTCGATGTAGAGCCACTAGATCAAGGGCTAGATGTAAGAAAAGAAATAGTACTCGGACTTGAAAAACTAAACTTCAACATAGAAGTAAGCCACCACGAAGTAGCACCAGGACAACATGAAATAGACTTCAGATTTGATGATGCACTAAAAACAGCAGATGCAGTAGTAACATTCAAACAAGCAATCAAAGCAATGGTAGACAACCTTGGATATCAAGTAACATTTATGCCAAAACCATTCTTTGGAATAAATGGAAGTGGAATGCACTGTAACCAAAGTCTATTTAAAGATGGAAAAAACATATTCTACGACCCAGATACAGAAACACAACTCTCCCAAGAAGCAATGTACTTCATTGGAGGACTACTTGAACATGCAAAAGCATTATCAGCAATACTCTCACCAACAATTAACTCATACAAAAGACTTGTACCAGGATATGAAGCACCATGCTACATAGCATACGGATTAAGAAACAGAAGTACACTACTAAGAATACCAGCATCCCGTGGAATTGGAACAAGAATTGAATGCAGATCACCAGATCCATCATGTAACCCATACTTAGCATTTGCAGTACTACTTGAAGCAGGACTTGATGGAATGGATAATAAAATTGACCCAGGAGAACCAACAGAATTCAATGCATTTTCACTAACACAAGATGAACTAGCAGAACAAGGAATAGAAACACTACCAACCAGCCTCTGGGAAGCATACCACTCTCTAGAAAAAGACGAAGTAGTTAAAAATGCACTAGGAGATTATGTATACAACCAATTCTACAATATAAAAAGAGCAGAATGGGATGACTACAGAATACAAGTATTTGACTATGAACGTGAAAAATTCCTAAACATCTAAAAATTAGGGTATTTATATGAAAAATACCTAAAATTTAACCTCCCATACCTTTTTTTCATACTTTCAAAAATCTTCTAAAAAAATCCTAATTTAAACATCAAAAAAAATACATATAAAAGAAAAAAAATAGAAGCTAAAATTTAAAATAATTTTTTTAAAACTAATAAAAGAAGATTTAAAATAAAATATAGAATTCTCTTTTTTCACATGGAAAAAAACTAAGTCCTTTTAATATTTACAAAAATAAATAATCCAAAAAAAATCTTAAACTCCAAAAAAATGAAAAAAGAACTTAAAAAAAAACTAAAAAATATATGTAAAAACAACTTAAAAAAGGGGATGTGATTACTATTTCTATGAAACAAGAAACAGATATGAAAATGATGGAAATCTTACGTATACTCTATAATAAAAATGAAATACTAGGAGCTAAAGTCATATCAGAAGAACTAGAAAAACGTGGATATTCACTAGGAGAACGAGCAGTACGATATCATATGCACATACTTGATGAAAAAGAACTAACAGAAAAAGTAGGCTATAAAGGACGTAAGATAACTAAAAAAGGTATAGAAGAACTAAAAAAAGGACTAATATATGACCAAGTAGATTTCACATCCTCCCTTTTCCAGGAAAAAATGTATAATGTAACACTTGAACCTCGTACATCTAAAGGATCTGTTATTGTAAATCTTTCATCAATAAATGATCTTGAAAGTATAAAACCAATAATCAATGATGTATTTGATGTAGGACTAGCTGTAAGTGACAGATATAACATTATACAAAAAGATGATAAAAAATACATAGAAACTGTATGTGGAACAACAATAGATGGAGTATTTCAGAAAAAAGGAATAATATCAAAACCTATTTGTGGTGGACTTCTTCAAATTGAAGATAACATGCCAATAAACTTTATTGAACAAATATCTTATACAAAAACTTCAATAACACCACTTGAAGCATTTACAGGACAAGGATCAACATCAGTACTTGATGTAATAAGTAGTGGTACAGGTGTAATACCTGCAAACTTCCGTATGATACCAGCAGTTAAAAAACCTGAAGCTATACATATTCTAAATCAACTTGCAAAAATTGGAATATCTGGTGTTATAACAATGGGTGAAGTAGGAAAATCAGTACTTGGAATACCAGTAAATGATGGAATGATAGGAATTGCAATAATAGGTGGTGTAGCTCCACTTTGTGCTGCACAAGAGGAAGGATTTGATCTTAATGTTAAACTTGCTGATACTTCTGTTGAATATAGTAGTATGAAATCTGATAATCTCTACACACCAAAATTACCATTTAAAGCAGCACATTCAAAAGTAGATGAAGTAAGATTCTTAATGAACAAGATATATAATATAATCTCAGAAGTAACATATGATGTAAATAAAGAACAAGGAAATGTAATAACAAACATATCCTATCTAAAACGTGAATATCTTGATGATGCAATAGAAATAATGAATGAAGTATATAAGAAAAAACCAGAATACTGTGTGGGAAATAAGTACTCAGTAATTAATGCAAAAGATAATATGGTAGGAATTGCAACACTATGTAGTTTAACTGTTGATGGAATCCTTACAAATCATGGAGTAAGTTCAACACCAGAATATAGTGGTGTACTTGATATTTATGGAAATAATAAAAGATTCATTGATCTTATATCCTATGAAGGCTCATCAATAGATCCACATGAAATATTTATTAAAAAGAACATGCAAAACATTCAAGGATCACTAGATGATGATGGAAAAATACTAGCAAGTGTACATACAGTACCATATATAGCACGTGATATGACAATAGATATATTTGAATTACTTGAAGATTCAGGACTAGGAGCATTAAATGTTGGAAAACCAAATGAATATACATATAATGCACGTGTTGAAAAATATAACTTTGGATATGTACTTTCAGGTGGACTTAATCCAATAGCAGCAGTTCATGAAAAAGGCATACCTGTTGATGTAAAATCACTTGAAACAATAATGGACTACAACCTATTTGAAGAATTATGAGAAATTACCATAGTTATTATAAAACAAATAATAATAATGTATGTTATTTATCAAAATAACTTTAATAAATCTTAATTTTCTTAGATTTTTTTAAATTATTTGTTATTTCATAAATCAAGAGGTATAACAGACGTTATTTAAATAAATATTTATATTACATTAAAGAAAGATAATGAATAATATAATATTAGTGTTTGGTTTTTATAATGTGTGGTGTAAAAAGAAATGGTTAATTTTAACAAACAGCTATGTAATGGAATAGATAAATGTGAATCAAATGGTGTATGTATAGTGGTATGTGCACTAGATGCAATAGAAAATATAAATAATTACCCAAAGATAAATGAAGATGCATGCACAGAATGTGAATTATGCGTAAGAAACTGTCCAAATAGAGCATTTTCATTATAAAAACTCTAACCTTCCTTTTTTTATATTAATATAACAAACTTCTTTTTTTTTAATAAATAACAAAATTAAATAATCATTTTAAATAAATATAATAACAACAAAGTGATTAAAAAAACATTTTATTATCTTATTATTTTTTCATACAAAATGAAGTAGTAAGAAAAAAAATTAAAAGAATTTTATAGGAAATAAATACTATGATTTATGATGATGCATTAAATGACATAATAGAAAACGTAACAAAAACAACAAAAAATGTTAAAGATGAAGAAGTTACTCAAATGACAAAAATGCTAGAAGATGTAGAGAATATTTTTGTTATGGGACTTGGACGTTCAGGACTTGTTGCACGAGCATTTGCAATGCGTTTAATGCATCTAGGATTAAGTGTATATGTAGTAGGTGAAACCACAACTCCTGCAATATGTGAAAATGATTGTTTACTTGCAATATCAGGATCTGGAGAAACAAGTCACATAATAAGCACAACAGAAATAGCAAAAGGTATAGGATCAAAAATAATAGCAATTACATCATATCCTGAAAGTACATTAGGAAAACTATCAGATATCATAATACAACTTCAAGGAAGAACAAAAATAGATGCAGAAAACGATTATACCTCACGTCAAATTAGTGGAATGCACCAAACACTCTCCCCTATGGGAACAATTTTTGAAATAAGTGCACTAATATTCCTAGATTCAATAATAGCACAAATGATGGATGATCTTGGACAAACAGAAAAAGATCTTAAAGCTCGTCACACTGTACTTGAATAAAAAAAAATAGAAAAAAAAGAAAAAATACTTAACCACCCATTTTTACACTTTTTTTTATATGGATGAATTAACTACTATAACAACTTCATCTGTATTTGTAATATAGCGAAGTTCAATAATATCACTTAGTATACTTTTAATATTAATTTCAATTACCTGATTTAGAATTTCACCTTCAAGTTGTAAGGTTATAATAACATTATCATCTTCTATGTCAATAAATAGAATTTTACCAGGTATAAATATTCGATTATATGAAATTTGAAGATGAGCATTTTCCTTGAAGTTTTCTTTAATATAATCAATTAACTCATCTTCATATAAAATTACTTCATTAACCACTTAATAATACAACTCCCCTCTTTTTTTTCATTGTTTTATCCATAGTTGTGCTTTTCCACGTACTGTTTCATCACCCGTATAGAGGGCATATTTTCCAATATGATATTCTCCATTTATCTGTGGATTTTGTATTACTTCTTTTTTTGTGAATCCTTCAAGTATTTCACCAACATCTCCATTTACAACTATTATTCCACGTTTCATTTGTCCTGCAGGCCATTTGCTAATATTTCCATTTATTTGGATATATCCTCCAGTCATGTGTATTGCTGGTAGCATGTCACAGTTTCCATTTACTATAATTTCACCACCTGACATACATTCACCAAGTTGTCGTCCTGCATTACCATTAATTAGTATGCATCCTCCATTCATTCCACGCCATTCTCCCATGTAGGATGCTCCACAGAATTCTTTTACATCTCCATTAACTATTATGTTTCCACCTTGCATTTCACGTCCAACATAGCTTTCAGCATTACCATTAACTATGATTTCACCACCCTGCATTTGAGCACCAAGATGCATATCAACATTACCATTTGCTATGATTTGTCCTTTAGTCATACGAAGACCAATATATTTTACACGATCTAAATTTCCATTAATAATAATAACACATTCATCACCACTACTTGCTTCACCTGTAGTTGTTATATTAAAGTAGTCTGATAAGTTTTCTCGTCTATTTCCATGATAAATTAATGTGTTTTCTATTTCATCATCTGTTTTATCATATAATAGTTCTGGGAGTATATTGTCAAATTCAAGGGGAATTTTTGTATGTTGTTTCATAAATAAGTTTATTGTACGCATAATATAATCAAATCCTTTTTTTTCACTTTTATTTTTTTTTTCATGGTTTTATATCTACACGTTTTTCAGGTTTTGTGTAATGTTCTGGTACTCCATAGTTTTCATACTTAATTGTGTAGAATCTGTTAAATTCAGGCTTAATAGTTTCAACTAGTTTTTCTTCTTTTTCTTCAAGTCCACATACATTAGTCCATATATGACGACTTGGTGTTGTTTTTATAATTTTTCCATCTTTAACTAGTATTTGTCCATCTTTAATAGTATAAAGTGCATTAAGAAGCTTATCTTCAATAACTTTGGAGTTATTTTTAGAAGTTGGATCAAAATCATCCACATTAATATCATATACTGATACATCAGCTTTTGCACCTACACCAAGATGTCCTCTATCTTCAAGTCCTAGTATTTTTGCAGGTGTTGAACGTGTAATTTGTGCTATTTCATACCATGAATATTCTCTATCATAGGATGGTAGTGATGTTCTATTTGATGCCCATGGATGTACTTCATTATCTAGCATATCATTTAGTTTTTCATTACTCATAATCCATGATATTATCTTAGGATATCTGATAAATGGTCCTCCATTTGGTGAATCTGTTGTTAATACCATTTTTTCAAGATCTTTAACACCAAGTAGGAATTCTAATCCTATTGCCCATTGAAATGCACTTACTGGTGCTTTAGCTGAGTATATTGATGGAAGTAGTCCTGCTGCTGTTTCAACTTCAATATCTTTATTTGCCCATTTAAGTCCTGAAATCTTATATAGATCATACTGTGTTGGTGCATCTGCAGTCATTGTAGTTGTTTCATCAAATGTGATTTGTCCAATATCAAATGTAATATGATCATTATGATTTATATAATCAATAAGTTCATCTGCTGCTGATGTTACATCACGCCAGGTTGTTCCTGCATAGGAGTGAAACTGGATGTGTGTTGAATGAAGTATTTGATCACGTTTTACGTTTTTGTTTTTCTTAATATCTTTAACACATTCATATGTTTCTAGTGTTGTTTCATAATTACCAGGATGTCCTAGATCATTTGTATGTACATGTACAGAATGTGGTAATGCAAGATTTTCATTTACCTGTGTTAATGCTCGTATTACTTCACGTCCTGTTACATTCCAGTGTTCTTCTGGATCATCTAGTCCATGTACATTTTTTCCCCATCCCCATGCTTCACTTCCACATGGATTTACTATTTTAATTCCATATCCACGAGCTAGTTTTAGCCATTTTGATATGAATATAGATAGATCTTCCAGATTATTTTCTTTTACATATTTTAGCATAAACCAGTTATTTCCAAAAAGTGTAAGTGTTGGAATATCAAGGTTAGGAATTTCATTTATTTCCTCATGTGCATGTTTTGCTTCAAGTGGTGGTACTGCTGCTTCAGTTACTGTTGTATATCCCATCTTTGTATATCTGTATCCTATGGTTGGACATGTAGGTAGTGAAAATCCTGCTTCAAAGCCATGTATTTTACTTGTTGCTGGTTTTATTCCACGACGTATATCTTCAGGTCTGTATAATCTTCCTGTTGAAAGTTTAGGTCCTGCAATGTGTGAGTGAAGATCTACACCTCCTGGCATTAGAAGTTTTCCATTTACATTGATTCTTTTTGCATCTGTTGATACACTTTCAACTATTTTATCATCACATATGTAAATATCCTTTTTTTCTCCATTTATATGGTTTTTTGGATCGTATACTATCCCATTTTCTAGTATGTATTCCATAGCTTAGTTTTCCTCCTTTTTGTTTCTTATTTGTTGTAGTTTTTCATAGATATGTGATAGTATCCATCTATCTGAATGACAGTTTTCTGGTTTTTCTATTACTTTTTTCATGTATATTGGTATTGAATCCATACGGTATGCTGTTCCTTCAGTTTCAACTCCTACTCTGGTACTTGGTAGTACTACATCTGAAAGTTCTGTGAAAGGTCCCCAGTGTGTATCTATTTGTACTACTGGTATGTCTACTAAGTGTTTTATTGTATGTCCTGGAAATTGTATTACAGGATCTGCTGCTGTTGCCATGAAAAAGTCTGCTTCACGTCTATTTAATAGGTCAATTGTTGTGGTTTCACCTATCATGTATCGTGGATATCCACGTGCAAAGTCTACTCCATATGGATATCCTGTTTCACTTGTCATTGCCATGTTAAATCCATTTACATTGAAAAATCCACGCATTGGTAGCATTGACCATTTAGAGTAGGCATTTAAGTCTTCTACTACTTGTATTAGTATGTCTATATTTCTTTGTTTAGTTTCATTTTGTGTAAGTCCAAGTCCAAAGAATAATGCTCCATTTTCAGCATTTTTCATAGTTTCAGCAAGTTCATATATTTTTTCACGTTTTATTCCTGCTACTTTTTTGGCTTTTATTTTTTTTCCTTGTATTGCAACTTTAAGTGCATTAAAGAATGCATAATCCTGGTTTATGTCATATTGTATTACTTGATCTGATACTTTTGCTGTATTTGTATATTTAGGATCAATTGTTATAATTGTCCGATCCTCACGTCCATTTTTTCGGAAGTATCCTTGTGGAAATGTTGTGTATCGTGACATGTGTCT from Methanosphaera cuniculi harbors:
- the thiC gene encoding phosphomethylpyrimidine synthase, whose amino-acid sequence is MTQLEQAKMGNITPEMIQVAEDENVDVEKLRRLIACGKVVIPKNITANTHPTGIGESLKTKINANIGSSTEQESLDDELEKLDILVKYGADAVMDLSTGEKLDEIRRAIRSRTDIPLGTVPLYEAGVRTSKDEKAIVDMDPDILFDTIINQAKQGVDFITVHCGITQDSVNAVKDSERLMGIVSRGGALTAAWIVHNECENPLYSEYDYLLEICREYDVTLSLGDGLRPGCTHDATDIAQIRELTTLGRLVKRSRDAGVQVMVEGPGHVPIRQVQANMQIQKTICDGAPFYVLGPLVTDIAPGYDHITAAIGASIAGASGADFLCYVTPAEHLCIPNKEHVKQGVIASKIAAQVSDVAKGLPSAIKHENDMAHAREEFDWEKQFNLAIDPDTAREYYESQKVEDEQMCSMCGDFCALKMIKDHVKD
- a CDS encoding methanogenesis marker 8 protein, whose product is MIKDKHVIEAIGRAKVTIENGKVTKVEQPEIDYCPIFNKYHKMEKITPEAIKKNIQYRIDDFGMCTPQRKVRLDDMLSVGISEILKTNKELGNIDVVVGACDGVGTLLMDDPEIIQGVGGRVSALVSTTPIPEVIENVGIENVLDPKTASLDPIAGLKMALDKGYKKIAITILPSPLIKQIREMNLPDDVTIYILVAHTTSATEDEIKDVFEYADIVSGCASEYVRKYAQKNKAYYYGDKVSMYATSEAGHKLLDDRLRKTGKDLSINVYPQNDEDIPNPLL
- a CDS encoding ThiF family adenylyltransferase, whose product is MVNLYDEMITRQKEIFTTTQQEKLKNTPVCIIGCGGLGGSVIEQLIRVGFENLTIVDEDVFDKTNMNRQLRSNIDTIDKPKSQITKTYIKKINPNANITSYNMKVDMDNVSDIISNSKIVIDAVDNIFTRVLISRFCYDNKLLFIHAAIDETTGQLTSFNHNTPTYEELFNLKSKNMSINEACEYYNNINFRKPQVLGTTAAIFGCLEVNEVIKHVLKLDDRILAPNLLQWDVFSPLSLDIIEL
- the glnA gene encoding type I glutamate--ammonia ligase — translated: MSKRDDKIDEIVKAIDEYGSKFLRFQFVDIHGTPKNLSVSLNRPDDVEHIIEDGLLFDGSSVPGFVGINDSDLALKPDLSTFSTLPWRPDEKGACRFICDVYNIDGTPFEGDPRGVLKKSLKKAEERGYQFNMGPEPEFFLIEQDEKGNYKPADDAEYFDVEPLDQGLDVRKEIVLGLEKLNFNIEVSHHEVAPGQHEIDFRFDDALKTADAVVTFKQAIKAMVDNLGYQVTFMPKPFFGINGSGMHCNQSLFKDGKNIFYDPDTETQLSQEAMYFIGGLLEHAKALSAILSPTINSYKRLVPGYEAPCYIAYGLRNRSTLLRIPASRGIGTRIECRSPDPSCNPYLAFAVLLEAGLDGMDNKIDPGEPTEFNAFSLTQDELAEQGIETLPTSLWEAYHSLEKDEVVKNALGDYVYNQFYNIKRAEWDDYRIQVFDYEREKFLNI
- a CDS encoding DUF128 domain-containing protein, which translates into the protein MKQETDMKMMEILRILYNKNEILGAKVISEELEKRGYSLGERAVRYHMHILDEKELTEKVGYKGRKITKKGIEELKKGLIYDQVDFTSSLFQEKMYNVTLEPRTSKGSVIVNLSSINDLESIKPIINDVFDVGLAVSDRYNIIQKDDKKYIETVCGTTIDGVFQKKGIISKPICGGLLQIEDNMPINFIEQISYTKTSITPLEAFTGQGSTSVLDVISSGTGVIPANFRMIPAVKKPEAIHILNQLAKIGISGVITMGEVGKSVLGIPVNDGMIGIAIIGGVAPLCAAQEEGFDLNVKLADTSVEYSSMKSDNLYTPKLPFKAAHSKVDEVRFLMNKIYNIISEVTYDVNKEQGNVITNISYLKREYLDDAIEIMNEVYKKKPEYCVGNKYSVINAKDNMVGIATLCSLTVDGILTNHGVSSTPEYSGVLDIYGNNKRFIDLISYEGSSIDPHEIFIKKNMQNIQGSLDDDGKILASVHTVPYIARDMTIDIFELLEDSGLGALNVGKPNEYTYNARVEKYNFGYVLSGGLNPIAAVHEKGIPVDVKSLETIMDYNLFEEL
- a CDS encoding 4Fe-4S binding protein, whose translation is MVNFNKQLCNGIDKCESNGVCIVVCALDAIENINNYPKINEDACTECELCVRNCPNRAFSL
- the hxlB gene encoding 6-phospho-3-hexuloisomerase, yielding MIYDDALNDIIENVTKTTKNVKDEEVTQMTKMLEDVENIFVMGLGRSGLVARAFAMRLMHLGLSVYVVGETTTPAICENDCLLAISGSGETSHIISTTEIAKGIGSKIIAITSYPESTLGKLSDIIIQLQGRTKIDAENDYTSRQISGMHQTLSPMGTIFEISALIFLDSIIAQMMDDLGQTEKDLKARHTVLE
- a CDS encoding DUF2097 domain-containing protein, yielding MVNEVILYEDELIDYIKENFKENAHLQISYNRIFIPGKILFIDIEDDNVIITLQLEGEILNQVIEINIKSILSDIIELRYITNTDEVVIVVNSSI
- a CDS encoding formylmethanofuran dehydrogenase subunit C, which produces MRTINLFMKQHTKIPLEFDNILPELLYDKTDDEIENTLIYHGNRRENLSDYFNITTTGEASSGDECVIIINGNLDRVKYIGLRMTKGQIIANGNVDMHLGAQMQGGEIIVNGNAESYVGREMQGGNIIVNGDVKEFCGASYMGEWRGMNGGCILINGNAGRQLGECMSGGEIIVNGNCDMLPAIHMTGGYIQINGNISKWPAGQMKRGIIVVNGDVGEILEGFTKKEVIQNPQINGEYHIGKYALYTGDETVRGKAQLWIKQ
- a CDS encoding formylmethanofuran dehydrogenase subunit A, which produces MEYILENGIVYDPKNHINGEKKDIYICDDKIVESVSTDAKRINVNGKLLMPGGVDLHSHIAGPKLSTGRLYRPEDIRRGIKPATSKIHGFEAGFSLPTCPTIGYRYTKMGYTTVTEAAVPPLEAKHAHEEINEIPNLDIPTLTLFGNNWFMLKYVKENNLEDLSIFISKWLKLARGYGIKIVNPCGSEAWGWGKNVHGLDDPEEHWNVTGREVIRALTQVNENLALPHSVHVHTNDLGHPGNYETTLETYECVKDIKKNKNVKRDQILHSTHIQFHSYAGTTWRDVTSAADELIDYINHNDHITFDIGQITFDETTTMTADAPTQYDLYKISGLKWANKDIEVETAAGLLPSIYSAKAPVSAFQWAIGLEFLLGVKDLEKMVLTTDSPNGGPFIRYPKIISWIMSNEKLNDMLDNEVHPWASNRTSLPSYDREYSWYEIAQITRSTPAKILGLEDRGHLGVGAKADVSVYDINVDDFDPTSKNNSKVIEDKLLNALYTIKDGQILVKDGKIIKTTPSRHIWTNVCGLEEKEEKLVETIKPEFNRFYTIKYENYGVPEHYTKPEKRVDIKP